Part of the Kushneria marisflavi genome, GAATATCGGCGTGCTGCATCTCTTCGATCGATTCCTTGTATTCCCAGTCGCCGAGACCGTGCAGGCCCCAGTTGCGATACATGCGGGCATGCAGGAAGTACTGGTTGATGGCAATCAGTTCGTTGCCAAGGATCTTGTTGAGGTGCTCGATAACCTGAGGATCGCCTTTCATGTGTTTCTCCGCCATCAGTGGTCATGGCGGTCGCCGAAATCTGCGTCCGCCTCTGGAGAAGCAGTATCCATCAAACGCGGGGGGATTTCGACCATACAGGCATAAAAAAAGGCTCGATGCGAGCCATTATCATAAGACAATTCAAACAGTTAGCAGTTAAAAACCCATCTCTTCAAGACGGGCCGGCCTCAGCGCGCGGCGTAGGCAAGCTCTTCAAAATGACGGGCCGGAATATGCTGTGCCAGATGACGATCCAGCAGGGCTTCATCGACGATTTCCTGTGCCAGACAGGTACATTTGCCGCACTGGGTCGAACACCGGGTCATGCGGGAGACGTCTTCCCAGCTCGAGGCACCCAGCGCGACAGCCTGCTTTAGTTGACCGTCCGTGACCTTCTTGCACATGCATACAAACATGGATACCCCCGGCACAAGAGAATACAAATGATTCTCATAAGAGATTGCATTGGCGCAATATGCGAAACATTTTCATTCGCGTCAACCTCTAATGCGATGGCGGCCATAAAAAAGAGCGACCGAAGTCGCTCTTTGACACCCAGGGATCGTATTCAGTAGAGACCGGCCGGGCTGTCGCTGTAGGAGATCAGCTGACACTTGAGCTGCTGATAACTGCCCAGCATGGCCAGATGGGTCTCGCGGCCAATCCCGGATTTCTTGTAGCCCCCGAAAGCGGCATGTGCCGGATACTGGTGATAGCAGTTGGTCCAGACCCGACCAGCCTGAATGGCCCGTCCCATGCGATAGGCGCGGTTCATGTCGCGCGTCCAGAGGCCGGCGCCCAGACCGAACTCGGTATCATTGGCAATGGCCAGTGCCTCTTCTTCGGTCTTGAAAGTGGTCACCGACAGCGTGGGCCCGAAGATCTCCTCCTGGAAAATACGCATGTCGTTGCGCCCCTTGAAGATCGTGGGCTGCACGTAGAAGCCGTTTTCATAGTCATGATCGACCGAGGCCCGTTCACCTCCCAGCAACAGCTCGGCCCCCTCGTTGCGACCAATTTCCATGTAGGAAAGGATCTTGTCGAACTGCTCCTTCGAGACCTGCGCGCCCATCTCGGTTTCGGTATCCAGCGGATTGCCTGACTTCAACCGTTTGGCCCGCTCCACCGCACGCGTCATCAGCGTGTCGTAAACCGATTCGTGAATCAGCGCACGGGACGGGCAGGTGCAGACCTCGCCCTGGTTGAGGAAGGTCATCATCAGCCCTTCGACACACTTGTCGATGTAGGCATCGCCGTGATCGAGCACGTCCTCGAAATAGATATTGGGCGACTTGCCGCCAAGCTCCAGCGTGGCCGGAATGATGCGTTCGGCCGCCCGGGACATGATATGACTGCCGACCGGTGTCGAGCCGGTAAAGGCGATCTTCTGAATACCGGAGTGGGTCGCCAGCGCCTCGCCGGCTTCCTCGCCGATGCCCTGAACCACGTTGAGTACGCCCGGCGGCAGCAGATCCTGAATCAGCTCGAGCAGCACACAAATGGACGCCGGCGTCTGCTCGGCGGGCTTGAGCACGCTACAGTTGCCGGCCACCAGCGCCGGCGCCAGCTTCCAGCCAGCCATCAGCAGCGGGAAATTCCAGGGAATAATCTGGCCCACCACGCCATAGGGCTCGTGATAGTGATAGGCCACC contains:
- a CDS encoding (2Fe-2S)-binding protein gives rise to the protein MFVCMCKKVTDGQLKQAVALGASSWEDVSRMTRCSTQCGKCTCLAQEIVDEALLDRHLAQHIPARHFEELAYAAR
- the exaC gene encoding acetaldehyde dehydrogenase ExaC, translated to MQYARPGSSDALVQFREQYDNFIGGEWCAPADGRYMDNVTPVTGEVFCRVPRSGREDVDRAVKAAQKAAPGWAATAPAERAGILLKIADRIEENLEVLAVAETWDNGKAIRECLAADIPLLADHFRYFAGCIRAQEGGISEIDSETVAYHYHEPYGVVGQIIPWNFPLLMAGWKLAPALVAGNCSVLKPAEQTPASICVLLELIQDLLPPGVLNVVQGIGEEAGEALATHSGIQKIAFTGSTPVGSHIMSRAAERIIPATLELGGKSPNIYFEDVLDHGDAYIDKCVEGLMMTFLNQGEVCTCPSRALIHESVYDTLMTRAVERAKRLKSGNPLDTETEMGAQVSKEQFDKILSYMEIGRNEGAELLLGGERASVDHDYENGFYVQPTIFKGRNDMRIFQEEIFGPTLSVTTFKTEEEALAIANDTEFGLGAGLWTRDMNRAYRMGRAIQAGRVWTNCYHQYPAHAAFGGYKKSGIGRETHLAMLGSYQQLKCQLISYSDSPAGLY